The Nostoc flagelliforme CCNUN1 genome includes a region encoding these proteins:
- a CDS encoding WGR domain-containing protein: protein MEIYLVFVDAIRNSNKFWSAKVEDGNLTVQWGRVGYQAQTKVHTLGIYQRAVSKFNNLVAEKKAKGYSESQPEIDASRSVVDIRRAIQLLNIIRPSVALQNFGDTYISALNEYLKIVPTPLGMQIDYHRVYRTVADIDYQQELLNSLLATPAPQAAVVAVGHAPEATTEPKVVSLKTISKNFWRHL, encoded by the coding sequence ATGGAAATCTATTTAGTCTTTGTTGATGCTATCCGAAACAGCAATAAATTCTGGTCTGCCAAAGTCGAAGATGGTAATTTAACAGTGCAGTGGGGCAGAGTCGGCTATCAAGCACAGACTAAAGTCCACACATTAGGCATTTATCAGAGAGCGGTTAGTAAATTTAACAATCTGGTAGCCGAAAAGAAAGCCAAAGGCTACAGCGAAAGTCAGCCAGAGATTGATGCTAGTCGCAGTGTTGTAGACATTAGACGAGCCATTCAATTGTTGAATATTATCCGTCCGTCCGTTGCTCTCCAGAATTTTGGTGATACCTACATATCTGCTCTTAATGAATATCTGAAAATTGTCCCAACACCTTTAGGAATGCAAATTGACTACCACAGAGTTTACCGCACAGTAGCAGATATTGACTATCAGCAAGAATTACTCAATTCTTTGTTAGCGACACCTGCACCACAAGCTGCTGTGGTGGCTGTTGGTCATGCCCCTGAAGCAACAACAGAACCCAAGGTAGTCAGTCTCAAGACTATCAGTAAGAACTTCTGGCGACATTTGTAA